In a genomic window of Staphylococcus taiwanensis:
- a CDS encoding SulP family inorganic anion transporter, translated as MKRLNYAQQWKGEFAQNILAGILMGLALLPVAIAFSFIVHISPTIGLMSCGLMMFFMSFLGERISMVSGPSSGISIVGASLVEQYNVHYLIMATMMMGIILIIFGLCHIDKVLQLIPDTVVIGFMNALGILLLTTQIKYIFGITPATYIIAITTFVIIFTSSKLIRFIPAPLIAIIIVTILSYFIKPNVQLVHDLADIHLTLPKISIYPELFNVRALGIVFIYALTMSIISVVQTNLTNNMMDAVTQSESNKDKEVVRQGMSNLLVGFLGGYGASALVGQSKFNFRMGATTRLATLITGLFLLSCVIILGPVIGYIPMAVLASVLITISLNTFDRRTFRHLKEKPIKRAMIMLITIILILTTHNLAIGVVVGTLIYYLIQFIFEKKGRGTV; from the coding sequence ATGAAACGCTTAAATTATGCACAACAATGGAAAGGTGAGTTTGCTCAAAATATTTTAGCAGGTATATTAATGGGGTTAGCACTCTTACCAGTCGCCATAGCATTTTCTTTTATTGTCCATATTAGTCCAACTATTGGATTAATGAGTTGTGGATTAATGATGTTCTTTATGAGTTTCTTGGGAGAACGAATAAGTATGGTATCTGGCCCAAGTAGTGGTATTTCAATTGTCGGTGCGTCACTTGTAGAACAATACAATGTGCACTATTTGATTATGGCGACAATGATGATGGGCATAATCCTCATTATCTTTGGTCTATGTCATATTGATAAAGTATTACAGCTCATACCCGACACAGTTGTTATAGGCTTTATGAACGCGTTAGGGATTTTATTATTAACAACGCAAATTAAATATATCTTTGGTATTACACCTGCAACCTATATCATAGCAATCACAACGTTTGTGATTATCTTTACCTCTTCCAAATTAATCCGATTCATACCAGCACCACTTATCGCAATTATTATAGTAACGATTCTAAGTTATTTTATAAAACCTAACGTGCAGTTAGTACATGATTTAGCTGATATACATCTCACCTTACCTAAAATATCAATCTATCCTGAATTATTTAATGTACGTGCTTTAGGCATTGTCTTTATTTATGCTTTGACGATGTCGATTATTTCAGTAGTTCAAACCAATTTAACAAATAATATGATGGACGCAGTAACCCAAAGTGAATCGAATAAAGATAAAGAAGTGGTTAGACAAGGAATGAGTAATCTCTTAGTTGGTTTTTTAGGAGGTTATGGCGCGAGTGCGCTAGTTGGACAATCTAAATTTAATTTCAGAATGGGCGCAACGACACGTTTGGCTACACTTATAACAGGTTTATTTTTATTGTCATGCGTTATTATTCTAGGTCCAGTTATAGGCTATATTCCGATGGCTGTACTTGCTTCTGTTTTAATAACAATTTCGCTTAATACATTTGACCGACGTACATTTAGACATCTAAAAGAGAAACCAATTAAACGAGCAATGATAATGCTTATTACGATTATCTTAATTCTGACGACGCATAATTTAGCGATTGGTGTTGTGGTAGGCACACTTATTTATTATTTAATTCAATTTATTTTTGAAAAGAAAGGACGAGGAACGGTATGA
- a CDS encoding amidohydrolase, translating into MTNYSDYVNWRRTFHQYPEVSKKEFETTKRLKRILEAYDIKTLDIPLETGLVAEIGKGETCIAVRTDIDALPITEQVEHEFTSTNEGVMHACGHDIHMASILAIATQLKAREDMLTGRVKFLFQPAEETGYGAKAMAETHILDDVKAIVGFHNYPTLDINDFAIKSGPITSAVDRFEFKIHGKGAHAAKPEQGNDPVMVLGQLITSLQTIVSRNLSAFDSAVVTIGEVSSGNTWNVIADSAYVQGTVRSFKPEIQDYIEQRLHEIAKGLEQLFNVNIEVIYTRLPGAVVNDEHLTQLARTSAEEVGYNVIELDNPLTIGEDFSGLLSNHPGVFAFIGSNSVYDLHHPKYDPDERILEKVPEYFMTLIKKLLAEDHHEKMI; encoded by the coding sequence ATGACAAATTATTCAGATTATGTCAATTGGAGAAGAACCTTTCATCAATATCCAGAAGTCTCAAAGAAGGAATTTGAAACGACTAAGCGCTTAAAACGTATATTGGAAGCATATGATATCAAAACGCTTGATATACCGTTAGAAACTGGACTTGTAGCTGAAATAGGAAAAGGAGAAACATGTATTGCTGTAAGAACAGATATTGACGCTTTACCGATAACGGAGCAAGTTGAACATGAATTTACTTCTACAAATGAAGGAGTGATGCATGCATGTGGCCATGATATTCATATGGCAAGCATTCTTGCTATAGCTACACAGCTTAAAGCACGTGAAGATATGCTTACTGGACGTGTAAAATTTTTATTTCAACCAGCTGAAGAAACAGGCTATGGTGCTAAAGCAATGGCTGAGACCCATATCTTAGATGATGTGAAAGCAATTGTTGGATTCCATAATTATCCCACACTTGATATCAATGACTTTGCAATTAAATCCGGACCAATTACCTCAGCAGTGGATCGCTTCGAGTTTAAAATTCATGGTAAAGGTGCGCATGCAGCGAAACCAGAACAAGGTAATGATCCAGTAATGGTCCTAGGGCAATTAATTACAAGCTTACAAACGATTGTGAGTCGCAATCTGTCAGCATTTGACAGTGCAGTGGTAACGATTGGTGAAGTGTCTTCAGGAAATACGTGGAACGTGATTGCAGATAGTGCCTATGTTCAAGGGACAGTTAGGTCTTTTAAACCAGAAATTCAAGATTATATTGAACAACGCTTACATGAAATTGCTAAAGGTCTAGAACAGTTGTTTAATGTGAACATCGAAGTCATCTATACTCGTCTACCGGGCGCAGTGGTAAATGATGAACATTTAACGCAACTCGCAAGAACGTCAGCGGAAGAAGTCGGCTATAATGTCATTGAGCTAGATAATCCATTAACGATTGGTGAAGATTTCTCAGGATTATTAAGTAATCACCCTGGTGTATTTGCATTTATTGGTTCTAACAGTGTTTAT